From one Paenibacillus terrae HPL-003 genomic stretch:
- a CDS encoding AraC family transcriptional regulator — protein sequence MEYKYELVQADNHFPLKIIVHSSNEPAYIPRHWHDSVEISYVLSGRIDNIYIDGANYSSKEGDIVLINSNAIHSFAVAKGKGREAITVLIPSGFIRENVNSSNPISFDCISIFETNEQRLQQFAELRDLLNTLFAAYLNQDNDPLEHIHLTSLSYKLVYLLLMHFKIDNESIRGFNSNKYLERLTLITDYIQENYDQSLSLDSIAQVFGLSPEYLSRFFVKHVGVTLFQYINAIRLERSFRVLMNSDHSIIQIALEHGFPNEKSFARVFKKVYQVTPHQYRKGNKGYSGARSQ from the coding sequence TTGGAATACAAATATGAGTTGGTCCAGGCAGACAATCATTTTCCGTTAAAAATTATAGTTCATTCCTCAAATGAACCAGCATACATACCTAGACATTGGCACGACAGCGTAGAAATATCCTATGTGCTTTCAGGAAGAATCGACAATATCTACATTGATGGCGCGAATTATAGCTCCAAAGAAGGGGATATTGTACTCATCAATTCGAATGCTATTCATTCCTTTGCTGTGGCTAAGGGAAAAGGGAGAGAGGCTATAACCGTTCTGATTCCTTCTGGATTTATTAGAGAAAATGTTAACAGCAGTAATCCCATTTCATTTGACTGTATATCTATTTTTGAAACCAACGAGCAGAGATTGCAGCAATTTGCGGAGCTGCGTGATTTGCTAAACACATTATTTGCGGCTTATCTCAACCAGGATAATGACCCTTTAGAACATATCCATTTAACGTCGCTATCTTATAAACTGGTGTATCTTTTATTAATGCATTTTAAAATTGACAACGAATCTATCCGTGGCTTTAACTCCAATAAATATTTGGAGCGGCTAACGTTGATAACCGACTATATCCAAGAGAATTACGATCAAAGCTTATCCCTGGATTCCATAGCCCAGGTTTTTGGATTATCTCCCGAATATTTGTCCCGTTTTTTTGTCAAGCATGTAGGGGTAACCCTATTTCAATATATCAATGCCATCCGTCTGGAGAGATCTTTTCGTGTTCTGATGAATTCGGACCATTCCATCATTCAAATTGCGTTGGAGCACGGATTCCCGAACGAGAAATCTTTTGCCAGGGTATTTAAGAAGGTTTATCAGGTAACACCACATCAATATCGGAAAGGGAATAAGGGGTATTCCGGGGCCAGGAGTCAGTAA
- a CDS encoding prolyl oligopeptidase family serine peptidase, which produces MFKRFKRAAKTTMIFTLAIGTTLAFSSGAWAKDAKIQLTSYRTVAEVKDWGATITKIIVNLGKPVPKDVITKDTFKVHVERSDSRLVNPIFEEGNRKITKAYVSDKNGNPVKKTGSYVVLEMEIGPAITLGSAIHYDAVSGFNGWNDNKYTITQQKAIKTQSGTISGLKIDTSSGEIRKLVDQFTTGKASYDGVTLTYADYAPAKDKVKNPLVIWLHGMGEGGTDPTIPISGNKAVNFASKDIQSYFDGAYVLAPQTSTYWMDGFTGFGDGTSKYEQALMSLIKDYVAKNKDIDTDRIYIGGDSNGGYMTMLMIRDYKDYFAAAMVACEALKDSLITDEQINEMKDLPIWFVAAKTDTIVPPNDYMIPTYNRLVNAGAKDVHMSLFDNVVDTSGLYKKSDKTPYEYNGHWSWIYVYNNEVSKMINGKKTTMMEWLASKTLD; this is translated from the coding sequence ATGTTTAAACGGTTTAAAAGGGCTGCTAAAACAACCATGATATTTACTTTGGCTATCGGTACGACCCTTGCTTTCAGCTCTGGTGCATGGGCCAAGGATGCAAAGATACAGCTCACCTCATATCGGACGGTTGCGGAGGTTAAGGATTGGGGAGCAACCATTACGAAGATCATTGTTAACCTGGGTAAGCCGGTACCTAAAGATGTGATAACAAAGGACACATTTAAGGTGCATGTAGAAAGAAGCGATAGCAGGCTGGTAAATCCCATTTTTGAGGAAGGCAACCGGAAGATCACCAAGGCCTATGTATCGGACAAAAACGGCAATCCTGTAAAGAAAACCGGAAGCTACGTTGTGTTGGAAATGGAGATCGGTCCGGCCATAACATTAGGCTCCGCTATTCATTATGATGCAGTCTCCGGGTTTAACGGATGGAATGATAACAAATACACGATCACGCAGCAAAAAGCTATTAAAACCCAATCAGGAACGATTTCCGGCTTGAAGATTGATACTTCCTCAGGTGAGATCCGGAAGCTTGTTGATCAATTTACAACTGGCAAAGCTTCTTATGACGGGGTTACTTTAACCTATGCGGACTATGCGCCGGCAAAAGACAAAGTGAAAAACCCTCTAGTGATCTGGCTGCACGGTATGGGAGAGGGAGGCACAGATCCAACGATTCCGATTTCCGGCAATAAAGCAGTGAATTTTGCTTCCAAGGACATTCAATCCTATTTTGACGGGGCTTATGTGCTGGCACCTCAGACATCAACCTACTGGATGGATGGTTTTACAGGCTTCGGAGACGGCACCTCCAAGTATGAGCAAGCATTGATGTCCTTAATTAAGGATTATGTGGCCAAGAACAAAGACATTGATACAGATCGAATCTACATTGGCGGAGACTCCAACGGCGGCTACATGACCATGCTGATGATTCGTGATTATAAAGACTATTTTGCAGCAGCTATGGTCGCATGTGAAGCCTTGAAGGATAGCCTTATAACCGATGAACAAATTAACGAAATGAAGGACCTTCCGATCTGGTTTGTGGCCGCTAAAACCGACACCATAGTACCGCCCAACGATTATATGATTCCGACCTACAACCGTTTAGTGAATGCTGGAGCAAAGGATGTTCATATGTCGTTATTTGATAACGTAGTGGATACTTCCGGCTTGTACAAGAAGAGCGACAAAACACCGTACGAGTACAATGGCCACTGGTCCTGGATTTACGTGTATAACAACGAAGTATCGAAGATGATTAATGGAAAGAAAACAACGATGATGGAATGGTTGGCCTCCAAAACATTGGACTGA
- a CDS encoding oligosaccharide flippase family protein, with translation MKLPLIIKQTMVRANAMIVVKAIGLVGKVFLTRLVGAEGMGLYQLAYSFYSLILMIISGGLPTALGMFTAKHTARGWRLFKVFAIFLILTGLACSILTFWLSKPIANLLGYPQLDFVIRCLSPAILAVPLLSLLRGYLQGLERYTAIALSEIIEQTARIGTLMWLVPLFIQSGIEFAVGGAVLGTFTGALLAFVVLTAFFMYNRPSVALSPPSNRPDLPLVVQASFAIALTRLLIPASDFMDAIIIPQRLQVAGVSSKEAAEMFGIVTGIALVVAYMPTLITGSLTHTLTMKITADWQNKEYSLFYKKSHTALQVAWVWGLASGFFIFEYASEISLFVFGIQNAEIPIKSLAMLPLLVGLREITTSVLWAQNRKKTPFIGLGTGVLANFIILYSLVAIPGLGYAGMSLGIIMLELIATAWNFKALQLFQRTNSRIAIMLLVDILVFEAILIMVTLCSKPLSSLGWPETVLIIAEILHYCFWCAMYLKVRLKSAFEE, from the coding sequence TTGAAATTACCTCTTATAATAAAACAAACCATGGTGAGAGCTAATGCGATGATTGTTGTGAAAGCCATCGGTTTGGTTGGAAAAGTATTTTTGACGCGACTTGTTGGAGCTGAAGGAATGGGTCTTTATCAGCTAGCCTATTCCTTCTATAGCTTAATATTGATGATTATTTCAGGGGGATTGCCGACAGCTTTGGGTATGTTTACGGCTAAGCATACGGCAAGAGGCTGGCGACTGTTCAAGGTTTTTGCAATATTCCTGATTCTCACAGGATTGGCATGCAGTATCTTAACCTTTTGGCTGTCAAAGCCGATCGCTAATTTGCTCGGCTATCCACAGCTCGATTTTGTAATTCGATGTCTCTCCCCTGCTATATTGGCCGTCCCCTTGCTAAGTCTGCTGCGCGGATATTTGCAAGGGCTTGAAAGATACACCGCAATTGCCCTTTCGGAAATCATAGAACAAACCGCCAGGATCGGTACTTTAATGTGGCTAGTGCCACTATTTATTCAATCCGGTATCGAGTTTGCTGTAGGCGGAGCGGTACTGGGGACTTTTACAGGCGCGTTGTTAGCCTTTGTTGTGCTTACTGCTTTTTTTATGTACAATCGTCCCTCTGTAGCTTTATCCCCCCCATCAAATCGACCAGATTTACCTTTAGTGGTACAAGCTTCTTTTGCTATTGCGCTTACACGCTTGCTTATCCCGGCTTCCGACTTTATGGATGCGATCATCATCCCTCAACGATTACAGGTTGCCGGGGTTTCTTCCAAAGAAGCAGCGGAGATGTTCGGTATTGTCACGGGTATCGCTCTTGTCGTCGCATATATGCCTACTTTGATTACAGGCTCGTTAACACATACGCTCACGATGAAAATAACTGCCGATTGGCAAAATAAGGAGTATAGCTTATTCTACAAAAAAAGCCATACTGCCCTTCAGGTAGCATGGGTGTGGGGGTTAGCCTCAGGTTTTTTCATTTTTGAATATGCTTCAGAAATCTCCCTATTTGTTTTTGGTATACAGAATGCTGAGATCCCCATTAAATCATTGGCGATGTTACCGTTACTCGTCGGATTGCGGGAAATTACAACCAGCGTCTTATGGGCACAAAATCGGAAGAAAACTCCCTTTATTGGCCTTGGAACAGGAGTCCTTGCCAATTTCATCATTCTTTATTCCTTAGTTGCTATTCCCGGTCTTGGATATGCTGGCATGTCCCTGGGAATCATCATGCTGGAGCTGATCGCAACGGCCTGGAATTTCAAAGCCCTACAACTCTTTCAACGAACTAATTCCCGTATAGCCATTATGCTGTTAGTGGACATTCTGGTTTTTGAAGCCATTCTTATTATGGTTACACTGTGTTCTAAGCCGTTATCCTCATTGGGCTGGCCGGAGACGGTCCTTATTATTGCAGAGATACTTCATTACTGCTTTTGGTGTGCTATGTATTTGAAAGTACGATTAAAGAGTGCTTTCGAAGAGTAG
- a CDS encoding SRPBCC family protein, whose translation MTLPISLPDISQRPYQLTVERQMEASPNVLYQAWTKRLDDWFAASGTVIMDARVNTAFFFETHFEGQRHPHYGRFLRLEPDRLIELTWVTGEGGTKGHETVLTVELELSGNGTQLRLTHAGFPDENSRDQHEQAWPMVLDQLE comes from the coding sequence ATGACACTACCTATTTCTTTGCCGGATATTTCACAAAGACCGTATCAACTAACCGTGGAACGACAAATGGAGGCATCCCCCAATGTTCTGTATCAAGCGTGGACCAAGCGGCTTGACGATTGGTTTGCAGCCTCAGGGACTGTCATAATGGACGCCCGAGTGAATACGGCCTTCTTTTTCGAAACGCATTTTGAAGGGCAACGCCATCCCCATTACGGAAGATTTCTAAGGCTTGAACCGGATCGCCTTATCGAATTGACCTGGGTTACTGGGGAAGGGGGTACTAAGGGGCATGAAACGGTGCTCACCGTTGAGCTTGAACTTAGCGGAAATGGCACACAGCTTCGCTTAACGCACGCAGGTTTTCCAGATGAAAATTCGAGGGACCAGCACGAGCAGGCATGGCCGATGGTACTTGACCAGCTCGAATGA
- a CDS encoding MerR family transcriptional regulator, translating to MKDYYKISEISKLYGISVDSLRYYEELGVLEPQREKNNYRIYSLKDISRLNIIRDLRLLDFSMQQIKDYLDNHSVDKTLEILHEEQRLIQERINKLQQRGKMINERIKVISTNLEIKAGEFKVLKFPDRPCLQLNLRITRDEEMDFAIKKLHSKHENRIFDFANQIYASSVKADEMIVNKPVVFDSVFFILDQNEKDYDFILPKGDYLTFYYRGGYHQTSQKIFEVINYAKDNNLQLLGNPFEIYETDNRETPIEDEYLTQIQVRISK from the coding sequence TTGAAGGACTATTACAAAATAAGTGAAATATCGAAACTATATGGAATTAGTGTCGATTCGTTGCGCTATTATGAAGAATTAGGTGTCTTAGAACCACAACGTGAAAAGAATAATTATCGAATTTATAGCCTTAAGGACATTAGCAGATTGAATATAATTAGGGATCTTCGGTTACTTGATTTCTCTATGCAGCAGATCAAAGATTACCTTGATAACCACAGCGTTGATAAGACCTTGGAAATTTTGCATGAAGAACAGAGGCTTATACAGGAGCGAATTAACAAACTTCAACAAAGAGGGAAAATGATTAATGAAAGGATAAAAGTTATATCGACCAATTTGGAAATAAAAGCTGGCGAATTCAAAGTATTGAAGTTTCCGGATCGCCCATGTCTTCAGCTTAATTTGCGAATAACCAGAGATGAAGAAATGGACTTTGCCATTAAAAAGCTTCATTCCAAGCATGAAAATAGAATTTTTGATTTTGCTAATCAAATCTATGCGTCTTCTGTGAAAGCTGATGAAATGATTGTAAATAAGCCAGTGGTATTTGACTCTGTGTTTTTTATTTTGGATCAAAATGAAAAAGATTATGATTTTATACTTCCTAAAGGGGATTATCTGACTTTTTATTACCGTGGAGGTTATCATCAAACTTCTCAAAAAATATTTGAAGTAATTAATTATGCAAAGGACAACAACTTGCAGTTGCTAGGCAATCCTTTTGAGATCTACGAAACTGATAATCGAGAAACCCCAATTGAAGATGAATATCTAACACAAATACAAGTAAGGATCAGTAAATAA